In Clostridium thermosuccinogenes, the genomic stretch GTAAAGGGGAAGAGCAATTTACTGAGATCCGGAGGTTTGTGCTTTGATCCCGACACATATACTCTGACGGTGGATGGGGAACCGGTTAAGCTTACGCCGACGGAGACAAAAATTGTTGAGCTTTTGTTGAGAAATGCCGGACGTGTCTTTTCAACAGAAGAGATTTATGAGCGTGTATGGGAAGGCCCGGCTTACGGAGCTGAAAACACGGTAATGGTACATATCAGGCGTATTCGCGAAAAGATAGAAATAAACCCTAAAGAGCCCAAATATTTAAAGGTGGTGTGGGGTATTGGATACAAAATTGAAAAAATCTAAACCGTTTCTCATATGGCTGTGCTTCTTTATCGGAATGAATATAGTTATTTCAGCTATAATGCTGGGAATTATGTCATTGGATGAAATTAATAATAATTTCGATGTAATCCGCGCAGTTTTAAAACAGGACCTAAAGTCTTCACAGAATTTCATAAATTTTATAGCAGACAGATTTGACTTCTTGGCCCGGTATATTAATGATGATGCTGATAGGTACAACGCTTCAGGGGAGTATCTTGATAGGTTGGAAAATGAAGGGGAAAACCTGATTTACTACGCGATAAACCCGAAAACGGAGAAAATACTGACCAATTCAAAAACTGACCATGGGATTTCAGAAAAAGGAAAGCCTTCCTTGCCTAAAGGGTATGACTATTTCTTATATTTCGACGGAGAGAGATTTATAGCAGAGCAGGGAGGGAAAACTATTGATGTTTATCGGAAGGACAGCGGGTATAAAAAAAGCACACTGTGGAGATATATCAATGGAAATCCTTCGTCAAGCACTGTCAATGCTGGTGAACTGACCCTTAAACATCAAGCCGGGCTCATTGATAGCCCTTTTGCAGATATACCTGATATCAAGGGCTGTAGAATTCTTCTTATGGTAAAAAAGAATATTATAGAAAATCCATATGCATACAGTTCTCTTTATAATTTGAAAAGAAGCTTTGAAACTGCCTTGGTCATTATAGCCGCAGCTCTGATTATATTTTTAGCCGGTGTTGCCTTGCTGGTGTTCTCAATAATCAAGCGGAATGTCAAGAGAGAATTTGACAAAGTCCTTGTAAGGAAAAGCGGAGCAGTATGGTTTGAGGTAAAAGCGGTTATATCGTTATTCATCATTAATATACCTTTGCAAGTGCTAATGTATGGCTGGTATTTTAATAAGGAACTGGTACATGTTTTAATATTAATTTGCTTTTGGTGGTTCTACCTCATGTTTAAAGACCTGTATGCCAACAGGCGAAGTTTTTTCTCCAACAATTCGATAAGCGCTTTAATTAAGTTTTACCGATCCTTTGAGAGCAGAAAGCCCTTTCAAAAAGCAATGCTTTTAAGGATATATGCCTTTATTGCGGCGGAAGCAGTATTGGTTATCCTTGTTGCAATATTTTTCTATGGCTTCTTGGCAGAAGGTGGTATATATTTGCTTCCGGCATTGGTTTTTTTTGCGATGGGAGTTTATCTGGCTTACCGCTATCTTAAGAGGTATTCCAACGAAATAGGCGATATAGGCAGAGTTTTGGATCATATAGAGGCCATCAAAAAAGGCGATATGGAAACAAAGCTTGCCTTAGATCCCGGTGCCGATCTATATACTGCTGCAGAAAATTTGAATAAAATACAGGAGGGTATAAGCAAGGCTGTTGAGGAGAAAATAAGGAGTGAGCGCATGAAGGTTGAGCTTATAACCAACGTTTCCCATGACCTGAAGACTCCCCTTACTTCGATTATCAGCTATGCGGACTTGCTGTCAAAGGAAGAAGGGCTGCCGGACCATGTCATGGACTATATAAAAATCCTGGTGCAAAAATCCGACAGGCTGAAGACGCTTATACAGGACATTTTTGAGCTGTCCAAAGCAACCAGCGGAGATTTGAAAGTTGAAAAAGAAAGGATTGATTTAGGAAAGCTTATCAGGCAGACTCTTGCTGATTTGGATGAGCGGATATCCCAATCGGGGCTCCTATTTAAGATTGATATACCGGATGAGCCTGTATATATAATAAGCGATGGCAAAAAACTCTACAGGGTGTTTCTAAATCTCATCGGCAATGCTCTAAAATATTCTCTGGCAGGTTCCAGGGTTTACATCACCCTCGAAGTAAAAGACGGCAAAAAGGCCATGGCTGTGATTAAAAACATTGCCAATTATGAAATGGATTTTAAGGAAGAGGAAGTGCTAGAGCGTTTCGTAAGGGGGGATAAATCCCGCACAACCGAAGGTTCAGGGCTTGGCCTTGCTATAGCCAGGAGCTTTGTGCAAGCTTGCGGTGGAAGCATGAATATAAAGGTGGACGGTGATTTATTCAAAGTTGAGCTGGGGTTCAATATTGAATGAATGCTGTGCAGCGTTTTTGTTGAACAGAGCCGTAAAGAGGAGCTTCCGATCCGTTTAAGCACTTTGGCTGGCTTTACGGAAGGATTATAGGCAAAATAATTTCCCTTACAGAAGAATTAAAAAGTGATTTCTTTAATTTATATAAATACTGCTGTATATGTACCTATATTTCTTGTTTCGGCCGCTAAAACAGTGTTTTGCCTTTGATGGAGATGATAAATAAAAATACTGGGAGCCGTCGCACTAGTATCTAGTGTGAGGCTCCCTTTCAATAGGGTAATACCATCTTTATTTTATATGCTTAGGATAGGCGAGAGTATTACCCTATCTGTACTGATTTATTTATGGAGGGGAAGAGTATCAATCCTTTGAACTATGCTTGCATAAAATTAACTCGTTGTGCTGGCATTTTCGCTAGCGGAGTTCTGAACAACGCTGTCTCAAACCAGCTAGCACAACAAGTAAATTAGCATTTATGTTTTATATATTAATTCCTGCTCCTCACGCGTTTTCCTTTAAGGTAAAGGATAACTAAAAATATGCTGTCTATTGCAAAAGTAATTGTACTCAATGCAAAGGCCACTGATTGAGTATCATTTCTCAAGCTTACAATGCAATATAATGATAAGAGCCAGCATAACAGGACAAATACCATATAAGGGCGGGTCATAAAAAGCAGCGTCTCATCCCAATCCGTAAGCCCGTTATACTCCTGTTTGTTCTTATTCGGCATTTCCGATTGCTCCTCCTAAGCCCCTGCGACATCCTCTGTGAAAAGCTCGAATTTTGGCAGCTCATCTACAAGGTGGCAGGTTACTATTGATGAACCATGTTTTACCGGTTCCGGATGTTTTACCTTACAAATATCTTTGCAGTACATGCATCGGGTGTGGAATCTGCATCCGGAAGGCATATTGGAAATATCGGGCAGTTCTGAAGAAGCATTGAGCTGCAGTTCTTTTCTTTTCCTGGATAGACGTGGATTTGGTATCGGAACCGCAGTAAGCAAAGCACGCAAATAGGGGTGCTGCGGATTGGACAATACTTCCTGCAAATCACCGGTTTCTACAATCTCGCCTAAATACATGACGGCAATGCGGCCATTTTTACCAACATAACGGGCGGTGGCGAGGTCATGCGTTATATACAATATTGCTATGTTACGCTCCTCATTTAACCGGGCGAGCAGATTCAGTATTGACACTCTAAGGGATACATCAATCATAGAAACCGGCTCGTCAGCCAAAATCAGTTCGGGATTCATGGACAGGGCTCGTGCAATCAATGCGCGCTGCCTTTGCCCGCCGGACATCTGGTGAGGATATTTATTAATAAAATGCTCTGTTGGTGTTAAATCCACTGCTTCCAAAACTTCATTGACTTTTTCCAGGAGATTGTCTTTAGTGGCATATTTTTTGAGCAGCATCGGGTCCCCCAGAGACTTTATCATCGTTCTCATGGGGTTTAATGCCGCATAGGAATCCTGCTGAACTACCTGAATGCTGCTGCGGTAGACATTCGCCTCTTCCTTGGTCATGGAGTGTATTTCTTTCCCTTTAAATTTGTAGGTTCCTGAAACTGGAGTCAGCAAACCGGCAATCACATTCGCCAGGGTAGTCTTGCCGGAGCCGCTCTCACCAACGACTACAACGATTTCTCCATTATGGATCTTTAGATTTATATTATGCAGAGCATTTAATTCCTGCGGCTTTCTAAACATACCTTTGCTCTTGTAAAAATTCATTTCCAAGTTATTAAGTTCTACTAACGGCACTTTTGCATCTGTTTTATCATTCACATTTGTCTTATCAGTCATATTGCCTTCCCCCTTATCTCTTTATGACAGGCTACGGTATGTTCCTCGGAAACTACTCTGGTTTCCGGTTCAACTTGTCTGCATATGTCGTCAGCGTACGGACATCGGTCCGCAAAAATACATCCCTTTCTCTCTTGCATTAAATCAGGAGCCGTGCCCGGGATGGCTGCGCGTTCCTTCACATCACCTATCAGAGAGGGAGCAGCCTGGATCAATAATTGGGTATAGGGATGACATGGTTGCTCAAACATATCATATATATTGCCGAATTCTACAATATTTCCACCATACATTACCACCATATAATCGCACAGGGTGGCTACAACAGCTATATCATGGGTAGAAAGCACCATTGTTGTCCCTTTTATTTGATGGACGGTCTTCAAAATTCTAAATATATAATCCTGGGTTATTACATCCAACGCGGTTGTAGGTTCGTCCAAAAAGAGTATTTCTGGTTCAAGCAGCTGGGCAAAGGCAATCATAATCCTCTGCTTCATGCCGCCGGACATTTCATGAGGATAGGATTTCAGCACGCGGTCTGCATCCAGTCTTACAGCTCGTAAGAGTTTTTTTACATGCTCTATAATCTCCTTCTCCGACATATCCTTTTTATGAGCTAGATAGGTTTCTATAAACTGCTCCTGCAGCGTCATGGTGGGATTCAAACAGTTCTGGGCAGCCTGGAAAACCATGGCAACATCACGCCATCTATATTCCCTGAGCTCTTTATCGGAT encodes the following:
- a CDS encoding ABC transporter ATP-binding protein, with the protein product MQASEKKQVQTQDVEPILKIRDLCVDYFLPNGILRAVNHVNLDVPTGKITGLVGESGSGKTTLTSAILRTVSNPGKITKGSILFGEKDIVSLSDKELREYRWRDVAMVFQAAQNCLNPTMTLQEQFIETYLAHKKDMSEKEIIEHVKKLLRAVRLDADRVLKSYPHEMSGGMKQRIMIAFAQLLEPEILFLDEPTTALDVITQDYIFRILKTVHQIKGTTMVLSTHDIAVVATLCDYMVVMYGGNIVEFGNIYDMFEQPCHPYTQLLIQAAPSLIGDVKERAAIPGTAPDLMQERKGCIFADRCPYADDICRQVEPETRVVSEEHTVACHKEIRGKAI
- a CDS encoding ABC transporter ATP-binding protein, whose product is MTDKTNVNDKTDAKVPLVELNNLEMNFYKSKGMFRKPQELNALHNINLKIHNGEIVVVVGESGSGKTTLANVIAGLLTPVSGTYKFKGKEIHSMTKEEANVYRSSIQVVQQDSYAALNPMRTMIKSLGDPMLLKKYATKDNLLEKVNEVLEAVDLTPTEHFINKYPHQMSGGQRQRALIARALSMNPELILADEPVSMIDVSLRVSILNLLARLNEERNIAILYITHDLATARYVGKNGRIAVMYLGEIVETGDLQEVLSNPQHPYLRALLTAVPIPNPRLSRKRKELQLNASSELPDISNMPSGCRFHTRCMYCKDICKVKHPEPVKHGSSIVTCHLVDELPKFELFTEDVAGA
- a CDS encoding sensor histidine kinase: MDTKLKKSKPFLIWLCFFIGMNIVISAIMLGIMSLDEINNNFDVIRAVLKQDLKSSQNFINFIADRFDFLARYINDDADRYNASGEYLDRLENEGENLIYYAINPKTEKILTNSKTDHGISEKGKPSLPKGYDYFLYFDGERFIAEQGGKTIDVYRKDSGYKKSTLWRYINGNPSSSTVNAGELTLKHQAGLIDSPFADIPDIKGCRILLMVKKNIIENPYAYSSLYNLKRSFETALVIIAAALIIFLAGVALLVFSIIKRNVKREFDKVLVRKSGAVWFEVKAVISLFIINIPLQVLMYGWYFNKELVHVLILICFWWFYLMFKDLYANRRSFFSNNSISALIKFYRSFESRKPFQKAMLLRIYAFIAAEAVLVILVAIFFYGFLAEGGIYLLPALVFFAMGVYLAYRYLKRYSNEIGDIGRVLDHIEAIKKGDMETKLALDPGADLYTAAENLNKIQEGISKAVEEKIRSERMKVELITNVSHDLKTPLTSIISYADLLSKEEGLPDHVMDYIKILVQKSDRLKTLIQDIFELSKATSGDLKVEKERIDLGKLIRQTLADLDERISQSGLLFKIDIPDEPVYIISDGKKLYRVFLNLIGNALKYSLAGSRVYITLEVKDGKKAMAVIKNIANYEMDFKEEEVLERFVRGDKSRTTEGSGLGLAIARSFVQACGGSMNIKVDGDLFKVELGFNIE